The segment ccacgggcacccagaacagagggaccctacgtgcgagatggctcaagTTGGTCTTGCGATTTGCGCCTTCTGAAAAGCCTGGGAAataggcgacgagtaacccaagattgcGTTGCATGCAGCCGACTATTTGAAACAGCACAAGGTctatgctactgacgacgacaacaAGAATCGTACAACTAGTCCCGTCAATTTCCCTGTGCTCTAAGCAATTGGTAGCAAAAATTTCAAGCAAGTGTAGAGCAAATTTTCGTCTGGGGGgagtttgaacccccaaaacccccACCGTGCTACGCCCATGGTGTCAAGTATATCTATAACCTTTGCTTTAAATTAgttcaattcaaatctttctccctttgctttaattactcGTTGCAATCATTGCTAAAAAGCGTTCCAGCCGGAACGTacgatatcctgaggcattGACAGGCATGAAACATCTCAAATCTTCTCTAAACGATGCTTGAAAGTATCTACAAACtatcctttggtgctccctagtttgtcttgcatgtaaccccatgcatagaagttTAGTGGACTCAAATCTGGCGAAGTGGCAGGTCTTTTGAAGAAATAGAATCCAGACAATTGAACACCAAGCCTGTGTGGCTtttgcctggtgagacggtacAGAGTCTTGTTGGGAGCgatatggtgcattcttgtaatGTTTTTTTGACAataggaagcaaatggttcttcaaaatattatcgatgtaatatttagtgttgattttaacttcAGGCCGGAACGGGCTGGGCATGTTTGTTGAGGATAAAGCAGTATTTGTGGACATTCGTCAAGAAATGTCTTGATTCTGGTAAGTCACCATAAAGTAACGAACGTTATGTTTCTGGTCGTTGAAACAGCGGTGGCAAATTAACTTTACCATCTGCACAACGCAACACTTGACATACTACATTCATGTGCCCAATCGTAATACACGCCAGTTTGCTGTAGTCCTGGCATATTGCTGGTATGAATCCGCGACACAGGTTCTTGAACCTATTCATTGCAGAAGCGTTCCTGGAGAATTTGACTTGCACGGTGAATCGCCAATCTCCTTGCATTACTGTGTAACTGTGTAAACCAATATTCGATCTTCTAATTGGCCGCGTGGCGGCACTTCAAACACggaaaaaaacacaaaacgctaataagctGAAAATACGGTACTGAAAAACGAAACATCGGTAGAACACCTGTATCAGAACTCAGTTTTTTCGTATGAATGAAACTTGTTCATATTTCTTATGAAAAGATCAAAACACAGTTTTATTCGTACTACTTATTAACACCGTTGTTTGCCTAACAACGACGCTACCCGACATTGcaattttatatggaaaattaatttttcgagATTTCCAATCTCTTGAGCAGATTTCCCGATTTTTCTCGCCATAGCGGTGGTGGAGACGGCGAAAATGGGACGCTCCGTTCTTAAGTGACGcacggtcgaactttttcacttctctTTTGTATATGAGAATAAGCTAGAATtatgaaatcatgagtcatttttcttattttggagactgaatttctttccgtgtagcaCAATTGTATCGATTTATCTATGTGTTTTTGTTGGAGAAACAGGATTTGTACTATATACTGGAAAATCCACCCTTATGGCATGTGTTCATTGCTATAGTGGTCTAGTTTTTGTACAAGTATAAATCAGATCATTAAATCCTAATTTCGATGTAGTGGACCGATACCGTTACGACTAAAGCAACTTGAATATATTGCCATTGATACATCAACATAAAAGTTCATGTAAATCATACGCTTCATCTCAAAATCATAACACTTCCACCAACCAACATACTTGACCGTTAGTAGATTCCTACCTGGTACCTTGGATTATATCATTCACTGTCCTTAAATCATATCGTCATACCATAGAACAACCTCTCTCCCAATCGTCTATCGATCAATGTTAGAATCGTCTGACAAGATTCAGATGTGCCTACCAGTTCTTGATGGATCAGTCCGTTGGTATAAAGTTTCTTTTTACAGAGACAAGGTCGGTCAGATCTTTAGCTAAGGTTAAGCTGCAAGTACACTAAGGCGCAGGTACATCGGGTAACGCCTGTAGCAGTTTTCCGTGGGAATTTTTAAGGAACCGGATCCTTGCTCAGTAGCAATGTTCGCAGCAACAATCTGGTCCCCACAGATTAATTGTCGAAACGGTTTTAAATAATATGTTTTGTTCATTCCTTGGGTTGCGCTTatgtttttatgattttttttattagttcCATTTCCATTCTCGGTATTGTTGTGCAGGAATGAAAGGAAAGAATGCTGCCTTTAAGAGCAATGGAAACATTTAACAGCACACGACTCCCCAGACAACACTTATTAATACCCTGAAATGGAAATGATTACGTTTTTATTATGGGCTTCTAATTACAAACAGCTCTGTTTATTTCCGTTTTTGCTCCGCATTGTTAATTCAGGTTTAGGGAATTGTTCGAGTTTCATTGAGCGTTCTGTACCATCCTTCCTTTAAAATTAATCGTAAATCAGTTGATTCTAGTGATTCAGTTCAATGTATAAGAtacaaaatgaataaaaaatattaatagcaCCTACAAAAGCTGTAACTAGGAAGCCTATTTATAgcactgaaaataattcaagcTTTGTTCGAGCACAGTTTCATGTATTGAATTCCTAGAATCGGTACAACATCGGCCGGTTGCTTTTCTCCCCGGCAACATTGAACTGTTTGTGTTtcgaaagaaaaattaaatttagatCTGCCTCAGCAAATTATTGTGTTCAATACAATTTAGCGTTTCCGTAAATGTTCCAATCAAAACTTATCTAGTTCCggatttgaaataaaataaccGTGCTATTAGTTGTAAAGAGTATTTTTTTCCACAAACTCAACATTCAATCATCATAAGGCTTAAAACATTCTAACACTCAGTTACGTCCTTATAACAGTTGTAATAAAAgtagaaaagcaaacagcgataTAAAAATAGTAGTTGATACCATTAGCAATGGCATTGGTCTTGCTACGCACTCGCCGGATTCAATACTTTCCCCACAAACAGCAGAGCATCCGAATCTTCATCTTTGATGTAGAACAAAAACGGTCGATTGGCTTCGAACTGAACGGGACCTTCGTCAATGCCGAATTTGTTTACTAATTGTATTTCTAAAAAGACAGAAGCAAAGTAACGTTATCTGGTTAAGTGGCCCAAACTCGGGTTAGAGGGTTATCATTTAgtagaaaaaaaactacaaccTGTCGCAGCAAACGCTAGAGTCCCTCGTTCGTTTACTTCAATGCCTgccttttgaaaaattttggacACTTCCAGAGTACCGTTCGTATTTTTGGACAGCAGCGGAAGTGAGGCCTTGTCGGTAAATACTTCCAATATGCCGACCTGAAAATGAAATGTTTTAGTTGCCATATTTGATTCAAACTTTAGAGCCCTTACCGTCTGTAGATAACTTTTCAATGCTACACCAAACTCAAACTTAAATTTTGGAATAATGACTACAATTTCCTCCCGTAGGAAATTACTTTCAAGTTTAAATAAATTTCCTGCATCTAAATATTCGATAGCGTTGTCTATCGAACTGTTTGCATATGGCAAGACTATATACAGTGAAAAATGTCTGCCTTTATACGGTAATTTCAGCACCTCAAGTTGAAGGTCCCAGTCATTGAGATACCTATAGATGTTAGTTTGTTCCATGAACTCCACCTCTTCGCTATGATCTTCTGTAACATGGAACGGTCGCTTCCTAGTGTACTCGTCAGGGAATGAGTTTTTCCACGAAGCCTTCAAAAATAGTGCATTTGCAATGATCATAGCGGAATTCCTAATATCATCTACAGTTGTGCCAAATATCACATAAATTATAACTAGAGAATTAACTAGAAAACAACGTTACCTTCATCAACCAAATCATTTAGATGGCCTTGAGTAATCTTCGCACACCAATCATT is part of the Sabethes cyaneus chromosome 2, idSabCyanKW18_F2, whole genome shotgun sequence genome and harbors:
- the LOC128733657 gene encoding serine protease inhibitor 2-like; translated protein: MRRMELSCCLGSYLLHAGLALLLLSTTSASSKNISRQKTNRLQSQPKPVPLSNEFDWKLVKEVFQHEQRNTIFSPFSIKLLLTLLYEASGKNSTTKQELSKALAGSDLNKTRLLYQEFLESSTKENSDYDFDLGTRIFMDGSLAYAADNYTELIESCYKTSIEQVEFQDARTTARKINDWCAKITQGHLNDLVDEDDIRNSAMIIANALFLKASWKNSFPDEYTRKRPFHVTEDHSEEVEFMEQTNIYRYLNDWDLQLEVLKLPYKGRHFSLYIVLPYANSSIDNAIEYLDAGNLFKLESNFLREEIVVIIPKFKFEFGVALKSYLQTVGILEVFTDKASLPLLSKNTNGTLEVSKIFQKAGIEVNERGTLAFAATEIQLVNKFGIDEGPVQFEANRPFLFYIKDEDSDALLFVGKVLNPASA